AATTAACAATATGGGGGGAGAGAGGTGAGAAGCATATAAAACCTACTCATGCACGGCGATCCTGTCATCGCGCTCAAAGGCGCAGTCCCGGACGTCGCTGCCCGGGTAGGCGTACAGGGCTCGGGCGTGGCAGAGGACGGGCTTGGTGGGGGGAGGCGGGGGAGGCGGCCTGCTGCCGGCGGTGGCGCCGGGGTTGCTCTGGGCGTACGAGGGCGGCGTGGCGTGGTTGTCGTTGATGCTGAGGTTGGCGAGGTCGTCGGCGGGCGGCGGGGCGCGCGTGGCCGCTGCTGCGGGGGCCGGGGTGCTCGAGGACGACGCCGGCGTCGCGGCCTCGGCGTTGCGCCGGCCGAGAGTGCCCTCGGCGGGAAGCAGGGTGTGGATGGAGTCGTAGGCGTCCTCGGTTATGACTCCCTTGTCGAGGAGGGATTCGAGTTCCTGCGTACGCAAGAGTGTTAGTGGGCTGCTTCGTTGGTGAAGACTTGAAAGTGGGTGGCGCGGGTGACGGCATAAAGCCATAGTGGCGTCGTACATTCTTAATGAGACGTAGTGACTTGTTTGTCTCGATGATCTGTTGGCGCTCTGCGGAAACCATGTTGGGCGATGTGGGTGGGCCGCggaaagcagcacgatcttGGGTTGTGGCACACGGATGCAGTCGTTGTCTAGGTCAAGGGGCGCGCGGGGAAAGTAGGTGGTGATTATGTTATGTTTTTAGTCGAGTCGAggcaaaagaataaaaaaataaaaaaataaaagataaCGTGGTCTAGTTGGTTTGTTTGAATGTTGGTTAAAAGTCGCAACGACATAAAACACGACTGAAAGAGAACAGTAAGGCTGTAGGAAGGAAACAAAGTTTCGAAAGTCGGATGGCAAGTTTCGGTGTGGTCTCGGACGTTCAGTAGGTCCTTGTGGCCGAGGGGTTGTTTCTGGGCAGCAAGTGGGCGGGTGCAATGCCTAGCGGCTCGCTCGGGGGCCCAGGGGTCTGGGCAGTGGGTACGGGGGTGATGGAACCCGGAAAGAGCGGCACATGGGAATCTGACCAAGCCTGTGTAACTAGGTAGTACCGGCTCCAGCAGCTGTCCAGGCAAGGTACCAATCGATGTTGGGTTGCACCGAGCGATTTTTCCCAGTGAACTGAACACCGATATACCAGTAATTACTTGCTTGCAGGAGTATGTAGGGTACATACGGTCATTGAGTAAATCAAGGGATTTGCTGTCCAACCAGAAATCACCTGTTCAGAAATGAACGCGCGTTCCACATAGTCTCAACTTTGGATACTACCTTGACCACCTATTCAATTATGGGAAAGGCTCTTTTGGACAGGATGCAACCAGCCAAGGAACCAAAATCCAAGGGATCCATAGTACTTAAACTGACTAACTATTGTTTGCAATCCCATTTGGACGCACTTATATAATTTCGCCTTGAAGTTAGATCTCAGCCCCAACATGTGACCGACGCAACAACATCATTGAATAACCTTGTGGTTCCTAACAAACATTTATAAATAAACATATCCGGACTTTATCCTCGGGCGCCTTTGATTGGCCGACAGTTTTGTTTACCTCTTGTGTCGTACAGATACCGCACCTCGTACATACAAAGTCCTGCAGGCCATATACAGCTTTTATTATTATCTCCCAGTTCTATCGGCTTGTGTTGATAAGTTGTTGAGAAGTAAGTTCGTAGTACAGCAGGCGCCACTCAGCAAACCAACCCGGTGCCATGTGTTCGCACGTCCCTATCCCAGCCAATTACACTCTCGGGATCATCCCTAGTCTTACATTAACCTCGCCGCCCGTATTCCACCGCTTCCACCCCTTTTTACTGTAGCGTAGGTATTATTTTTAACACGAGTTGATTCAGTTGATTCAGACTCCATAGCAAATTATACGAAAACCTGCCTAGGAACCCCACCAGCTAATTAGCAGCCAAACTCCATTCCAACGTCCGCATCAAACGCTCTCGGCAACGTACTTCAGACGACGGCCCGGGAGCCAATTCACCGTCGCCCATTATcagtgactttttttttctcctgcaGGCAGATATAATCGCATTCTCAGGACCGCTTTCGGAAAACTCGcctccccctttttttttctttccccgcCTAACCCCGCAATGGCAATCCTGTACTCGGACGCGTCGTCGCAGGCCGGCGCGTCCTCGACCGACGCGGGTCTGTTCTCCCTGGACCTCATCTCGCCCGAGGTCGCCGTCGTCCTGCCGGAGGGCTACAAGATGCGCTCGCTGCGCAAGTCGGACTACGACTCGGGATACCTCGACTGCCTGCGCGTGCTGACGACGGTAGGCGAGTTTGACCGCTCCGCCTTTGAGGTGCGctttgacgagtttgccCAGTCGCCCGGCAGCTACTACATCTTGGTGGTGGAGGACGCCGAGGGGAGGGTCGTCGGGACGGGCGCGTTGATTGTCGAGCGCAAGATGTAGGTGTTTGCTCCATTGTGTATTCCAGAGTGTCAGGGGGGGCCTTTTGTGTCGTTGCGCTGCGCCTCTTTTGTGTCTTGTAGTGGGCTACATGTGCATTTTGCTGACGCGAAGGGGGGGGATGACCATCGCCGCCCGTCTCTTTTACAGAATCCACAGCCTCGCCTCGGTCGGCCATATCGAAGATATCGCGGTCGCAAAGGACCAGCAGGGCAAGAAGCTCGGCTTGCGCATCATCCAGGCGCTTGATTACATCTCAGAAAAGGTGGGGTGTTACAAGAGCATTCTGGACTGCAGTGAGAAGAACGAGGGCTTCTACGACAAATGCGGCTTCAAGCGCGCAGGACTGCAAATGGCGCATTATTACGACAGCAAATAGACTATAGATGATGCGGTGTAAAATGACCTTTATGATACTGTATGCCTACCCTGCACATCTAGGTAGCTGTCTATCCGCATGCCTGCTTACCTATTACCTAAAACTGCATATGCGGAATTATATGGAGGTCCCGCAGCCTCGTATTGTCACAACGGCTATCCAAGATATCGTTATCTAAACCCGACACAAGACGAGGATTGCCCGCAtcattcttcttcttcctgtgTTTCACACGCAGTGCGACTCTAGAAGAAAATAGATCCATGTAACATCAAACAGAATGTGGCACAGGAGGGGATATTGTCGTCTTGTGATGGACCCGATGCTGGACACGATCAAATAGTGTCCAAGCATACCATAACTGTATATGCTACTAAACTGGTCAATCACATATCTAACATCCAAATCGGATATGGTGTAGTGGCTGACATACGACGCTCTCAATAACGAGTATCCGTCGTGCCCGGGGTTCGATTCCCCGTATCCGAGATCATCTTTTGACTTTTTGCGTATCTTCCCTCCTTCTATATATTATTTTGTAAGTCTTTTGGTTAAATGAAGGAaggccttttcttttgtttttattttcatGATCTATCTGGTTTCCCTTTCCCTGAAGCTGATTCTACGACGAGCACTACTTAACTAAGTGCTACCAACAACTTGGGTATCTTAAGTAGGTGGTGCTTCAAAAAAGCAAGCATCGCAACTCAGGGATGAGTAGGTGGATTTGGTTGGTGGGGGTGATTGTACCTGAGGAGACTTAAATACACCACGTGGGTTATCCAATATCTTCGTCCTAGATGTGCATACAAACCTCGTGTCAACAGATCTTACGTCACTGCAGTAGGGCATATTTGACACACCCATTCACGGGTTGATATTGGAAAGCATCGGATCACAATTGCTCTGGACGAAAGGTTGGGTGGGCTTGTTACCCCAAAGGCTCTAGATCTGAAGCGTTTACAGTGGTATCCCAGATCAGATTCCTTGGTGGCATATCCTTTGTATTAACTGCTCCGGAAAAATGCACTACAATGACAATTATGCTTGCCCAAGGTTTATCACTCGAAACTGCACCAATGAGATTGACACACGACTGGATATTGTTTCAATACACTTCCATGCATGCTCGGGGCTCAGCAACCCATGCAGCCAAATCAGTTGGTTTGGATATGATttcagagagaaaaaaaaaagaaaagaaactttGATGCGAGTGACAAGAACGAGATGATCGAGTATCTCAGCATTGCAGAATAAACAGTGACACATACGCCCACTGAGCCGGCTCATACGATTTACCCCCAAACGCCATTTCTAAGCAGAACAGGACATCAAACAAAAGCGACTTGCTGCCGTGAATCATCATATCAACCCTCAAACTCcagcttgcccttgcccgAAGGCCCCTGGACGTCGGCCATGGCTTTCGCGCCGGCAGCCTCGCCGCCACCGTCGGCCTCTGCATCCGCACCTTCCAGCAGGTCGCGGTCGCTTGACCTGACCGACTTGGTCGCAGATTTCGAGCCAGACGCGGCACCGATGCGAGGTGTCCTCGACGAGGAAGAAGTACCCCTGATGTCATcatcgtcctcctcctcttcatcCTTTTGCTGGTACTGGTACGGAGTCGCATTCTTCTCGAGTTCCTTCTGCGCCTCCTCCATGCGCCTCCGCACTTCGGCCGCAACCCGCATACCATCAGTGACGATGTTGTCCAAGACACCACGAACTCCTCTGCCGGCACCACCAACCCCACCAGCTCCACCGCCAAAGGCGCCAAAAATCGAAGAGGGCCCGGCTGAGCCTGCACCTCCACcactgttgttgctgctgggtAGACCCTCGACCACGTGGAAAGAAACTGGGAAGCTGGACTCGAAGAACTGCTCCAAGAGTTCATCCGCTAGGATTACCATTCTGAAAG
Above is a genomic segment from Pyricularia oryzae 70-15 chromosome 7, whole genome shotgun sequence containing:
- a CDS encoding glucosamine 6-phosphate acetyltransferase → MAILYSDASSQAGASSTDAGLFSLDLISPEVAVVLPEGYKMRSLRKSDYDSGYLDCLRVLTTVGEFDRSAFEVRFDEFAQSPGSYYILVVEDAEGRVVGTGALIVERKIIHSLASVGHIEDIAVAKDQQGKKLGLRIIQALDYISEKVGCYKSILDCSEKNEGFYDKCGFKRAGLQMAHYYDSK